A window of the Polaribacter sp. HaHaR_3_91 genome harbors these coding sequences:
- a CDS encoding 2Fe-2S iron-sulfur cluster-binding protein, with the protein MSVDINIKITDRNGVLHEVVAPTDMAMNLMEVVRSYELAEEGTIGICGGMAMCASCQCYVNSDHELPEMTDDEDAMLAEAFNVEDNSRLGCQIQMTPAMDGLEVVLAPEM; encoded by the coding sequence ATGAGCGTAGATATAAATATAAAAATAACTGATAGAAATGGTGTACTACATGAAGTTGTAGCACCTACAGACATGGCAATGAATCTTATGGAAGTTGTTCGTTCTTACGAATTAGCAGAAGAAGGTACCATAGGTATTTGTGGCGGTATGGCCATGTGTGCTTCTTGTCAGTGTTATGTAAATTCAGATCACGAATTACCAGAAATGACAGATGATGAAGATGCTATGTTAGCAGAAGCGTTTAATGTAGAAGACAATAGTAGATTGGGCTGTCAAATACAAATGACGCCAGCAATGGACGGGTTAGAAGTAGTATTAGCTCCAGAAATGTAA
- the epsC gene encoding serine O-acetyltransferase EpsC, translating into MKETAQIITFKNYSMCLRDAVEVFTKQLINNLFDERHLSESGAETRLKFLKILERLSVENGANLWNDFESSFVSIRQKLDLDAAASEKNDPAAKSLEEIYLAYPGFYAIAVYRLSHQLLNLGIPVFPRIMSEYAHSKTGTEIHPGAEIGASFHIDHGTGTVIGESAIIKDNVQIFQGVTLGGIQVKKSLASTKRHPTIESGVVIYANATILGGDVVIGKNSVIGANVCIMESVPENSVVTVKSENNIFQKRN; encoded by the coding sequence ATGAAAGAAACAGCACAAATAATTACGTTTAAAAACTACAGCATGTGTTTAAGAGATGCAGTAGAGGTTTTTACGAAACAGTTAATCAATAACTTGTTTGATGAACGTCATTTGTCTGAAAGTGGTGCAGAAACAAGGTTGAAGTTTTTGAAAATTTTAGAAAGATTATCCGTAGAAAATGGAGCAAATTTGTGGAATGATTTTGAAAGTTCTTTTGTTTCTATTCGTCAAAAATTAGATTTAGATGCTGCTGCTTCAGAAAAAAATGATCCTGCTGCTAAAAGTTTAGAAGAAATTTACTTAGCATATCCTGGTTTTTATGCCATTGCAGTGTATCGCTTAAGTCACCAATTATTAAACTTAGGAATCCCTGTTTTTCCAAGAATAATGAGTGAGTATGCGCACAGTAAAACCGGTACAGAGATTCATCCAGGAGCAGAAATAGGAGCTTCTTTTCATATAGATCACGGAACAGGAACGGTAATAGGAGAATCTGCAATTATAAAAGATAATGTACAGATTTTTCAAGGCGTAACTTTAGGAGGAATACAAGTAAAGAAAAGTTTAGCATCTACGAAAAGACATCCTACAATAGAAAGTGGTGTAGTTATTTATGCAAATGCTACTATTTTAGGAGGAGATGTTGTAATAGGGAAAAACTCTGTAATTGGAGCCAATGTTTGTATTATGGAATCCGTTCCAGAAAATTCGGTGGTAACAGTGAAATCAGAAAATAATATTTTTCAAAAAAGAAATTAG